DNA from Larimichthys crocea isolate SSNF chromosome XIII, L_crocea_2.0, whole genome shotgun sequence:
TAGActgtgcatgaacacacacagggaaattCCCACTCCTACAAACGCAGGCCATGTCCTTCATGTGCTCTTAAGTATGTGTGGTTCCCTGTTGAACTGCTGCCTGCGGTGCCATCTCGTATCGCTTCATGCTGCGACGAGTGGACACGATGACTGATTCTTCATGGATAATCTGACTGCCTCCACCATCCACTGGTGACTGTGGCATGAACTTCTTACTATATACAAGTAATTATTTTGTCTATTgtgtcttcacagcagaaaatctGTTTAATCATTGTAATGCTGCTACTGAAGAGCTGCCAATTCAGGGTCATTTTTTTCCAGGTGTATATCAAAGACAATTGAGCTTTGGGACACTGAGGGGGgaaatgtgtgcacacagtgaCAGTCTTGTGGCTTCTTGATCTCCCCACTACTGCTTCCTTTATTCCTCCACCGCACCTCGCTGCTTCACCCACCGATCCCTGTATATACTGAATGGGAGATGCAGCGGAGGATCTGCGGTGGACTTGCACTCTCAACCCACCTCACCACGTCCAGAAATGTCCTCGCCTTTAGATGGcacttgtctgtttgttttatttactgtgaagataaaaaaataatgtcagtaCCCATATTCTGAAGGAAACATACTAACACTGGCTGCTGCCACAATATAATTAGAAATAATTTCTGATTGTTTAGACTTACAAAGCAGATGTTGGTCTCGGGGATGATGTCTGAGAGTGAAACTGCATCTTCATTTCCAGACAGATTGCCTGAATTACCTAAAGCCTCTTCTGCCCCCaaactgaaacagagaaaaagctATTAATACGACAAGCAAGAGGAACTGCcttcattttacagtttaatcTTATCAACCGTCTTCTATACCTGTGAGGGGAACCGTGGTCAAGGTCTGTGTTTGCTGATTTGTGGACCTCCACTCCTACAGACCTGCAGAGAAAAGTGTCGGAgcaaagaaagtttaaaaagtgtGAAAGTGAGATGGAAGATTAAAAAGCATTATCATCTTGATGAAGCTTTACCGTaggggaggagagatggaggcaACTCCTGTGCTGCCTAGTGATGAGGTGGATAGGTTGGCATCATAGTCAGCGGGGTTATCTACCAGCGGAGGGGTCCTTGGAACAAGATCTGGTCTGCCCGACTGCACGCCTGAGTGCAAAGTATCAACAATAATTACATATTTCATAGCAAGTATCTCGACTCTGAGTGCAGCTATGAGTGAAACTGTGGTTGTAGACACAATTTATAGATCTACgtgatgtttttaatcatgttacTTGTGATGTCTCTGTTCTTACCACTGTCTGCCTCCGAGTCTGTGCTTCTAAAGTGGCTGTGGTAGATTGACTGTCCTGTTGCATGGGAGAGTGGGGTGGGAGCTCCCAGGGTGGGGGCCCTTCGTAGACCTGCCTGACCCCCACCACGACTCTTCTTAGAGGGTGATGGTTTTACTGAAGAAGAAGGACACGAAAAGCAGAAATGATCAATAATGGCACCTAGACCTTTCAACTTTGGGATAACCATGCATCAGGGTATTAACTTATTAACGCACATATAAATACTTACATGGAATTTTCTTGAACACCGTGCTGCACATGAATTGCTGGAAACGATCTGCATAGAAGCCAGGTCTGTGAACTGAAACTGTGTCCTGGAGtagaaaaaacagcaacagggCCATTAGAATCTGACAGTCACTACGGCATTCACGTCTATATGCAATTAGAGCTATCGTTCCAGTTGTGAATAGAATATTAATACAATTTATATTAAGTATACTGAATGATATACAGTACTATGAGCCATTCTTCTCAGTTTCAGTGCTTAACAATATCTAGTTAAtctttaaagaacatttaatgTGCAGGATCTTACCCCGTCATGGACCAAAGCCTTCCAGGAGTGCTCCAACTTCttaataaatctaaataataaaagcataataaaacaatttactGCAAGTTATATAAATGTGTAATGTGGGTGAATGAATTcagaacaaatatttatataaaaggAACCCGGTTTTGCTGCTCTGACCTGTAGGACTGGAGAATGTCGATGATGCCGATGTAGATCAGCAACCGCTCTCCTTTAGAATTACGAGATGGAATACCGCCCATGCTGCAAACACCAGAGAAACAACAGATTATTTCATTGCCACAGTCACAGATTACAATACAAACAAAccaattcaaattcaaagcaCTCACTGGTCTTCTGAATCTAAAGCTCCCTTCCCTCGAGCCTCCCCCTGGATGGACTCCATGGCTGTACAGTACAGACTCTTCTGGGCTTGTGGCCGGCGCTGATCTGGAGTGACTGCTCCCTCCGACCCCCCGCTGTCCCCCGAGTTGCCCCCAGCACGCTCCCGCTCTCGACTAGCCTGGTCCATGTTGTGGATTCCCATCAACAGACTGTAGTCCATGATCTTGAAACTCTGCAagagctaaataaaaacatacaaatacaataaatataga
Protein-coding regions in this window:
- the pip5k1ab gene encoding phosphatidylinositol 4-phosphate 5-kinase type-1 alpha isoform X2, with amino-acid sequence MATAGTADSGSTAPTGTSGIRKMAPAEMPGSSGTTQSMKKTIGHRGVETTTGETTYKKTTSSALKGAIQLGITHTVGSLSQKAERDVLMQDFVVVESIFFPSEGSNLTPAHHYSDFRFKTYAPIAFRYFRELFGIRPDDYLYSLCNEPLIELSNPGASGSIFYVSSDDEFIIKTVQHKEAEFLQKLLPGYFMNINQNKRTLLPKFYGLYCVQAGGKNIRIVVMNNLLPRIVPMHIKYDLKGSTYKRRASPKEREKAVPTHKDLDFIQDMPDGLLLEADNYNALCKTIQRDCLLLQSFKIMDYSLLMGIHNMDQASRERERAGGNSGDSGGSEGAVTPDQRRPQAQKSLYCTAMESIQGEARGKGALDSEDHMGGIPSRNSKGERLLIYIGIIDILQSYRFIKKLEHSWKALVHDGDTVSVHRPGFYADRFQQFMCSTVFKKIPLKPSPSKKSRGGGQAGLRRAPTLGAPTPLSHATGQSIYHSHFRSTDSEADSGVQSGRPDLVPRTPPLVDNPADYDANLSTSSLGSTGVASISPPLRSVGVEVHKSANTDLDHGSPHSLGAEEALGNSGNLSGNEDAVSLSDIIPETNICF